In the Colwellia sp. 20A7 genome, one interval contains:
- the leuB gene encoding 3-isopropylmalate dehydrogenase → MSNIAILAGDGIGPEVMVEAKKVLTTIAKKFDLEINTKDYDIGGAAIDNHGNALPDSTMKGCEASDAILFGSVGGPKWANLPPTEQPERCALLGLRGHFDLFCNMRPATLQPALSSLSTLRSDISSQGFDVLIIRELTGDIYFGEPKGRKGEGEDETGFDSMFYSRREIKRIAHLAFQAAKKRNNKVTSVDKANVLATSQLWRQVVEEVAVEYPEVELEHLYVDNAAMQLVRDPNQFDVMLCPNLFGDILSDICAMITGSMGLLPSASLNEKSFGMYEPAGGSAPDIAGMGIANPIAQILSAALMLRYSLNEEKAAKAIEDAVSSALDNGVLTADLLPADEREKAKSTSEVGDYICQQIVAQKSI, encoded by the coding sequence ATGTCTAACATAGCAATTTTAGCCGGTGACGGTATCGGCCCAGAAGTCATGGTTGAAGCTAAAAAAGTATTAACGACCATTGCAAAGAAATTTGATTTAGAAATAAACACTAAAGATTATGACATTGGCGGCGCAGCCATTGATAATCACGGTAATGCCCTACCCGACTCAACAATGAAAGGTTGTGAAGCTAGCGATGCTATATTATTTGGTAGCGTTGGTGGTCCTAAATGGGCAAACTTACCGCCAACTGAACAACCTGAGCGTTGTGCTTTATTAGGCCTTCGTGGCCATTTCGATTTATTTTGTAATATGCGTCCCGCAACTTTACAGCCAGCCTTATCATCGTTATCTACTTTACGTAGCGATATCTCTTCTCAAGGTTTTGATGTATTAATTATCCGTGAATTAACGGGTGATATTTATTTTGGTGAGCCAAAAGGACGTAAAGGCGAAGGCGAAGATGAAACAGGTTTTGATTCAATGTTTTACTCTCGTCGTGAAATAAAGCGTATTGCTCACCTTGCTTTTCAAGCGGCTAAAAAACGTAATAATAAAGTAACATCAGTAGATAAAGCCAATGTACTTGCAACCAGCCAATTATGGCGTCAAGTGGTTGAAGAAGTTGCGGTGGAATACCCAGAAGTTGAATTAGAGCATCTTTATGTTGATAACGCAGCAATGCAGTTAGTACGCGATCCTAATCAATTTGACGTAATGCTTTGTCCTAATTTATTTGGTGATATTTTATCTGATATATGCGCGATGATTACAGGCTCTATGGGCTTGTTACCTTCAGCTAGCTTAAACGAAAAAAGTTTTGGTATGTATGAGCCCGCTGGCGGCAGTGCACCAGATATCGCAGGTATGGGCATCGCTAACCCTATAGCACAAATTTTATCTGCCGCATTAATGCTACGTTATAGCTTAAATGAAGAAAAAGCAGCTAAAGCTATTGAAGATGCAGTAAGTAGTGCTTTAGATAACGGTGTACTTACCGCCGATTTATTACCAGCAGATGAACGAGAAAAAGCAAAATCGACCAGTGAAGTAGGTGATTATATTTGCCAACAAATTGTTGCCCAAAAATCTATTTAA
- the leuC gene encoding 3-isopropylmalate dehydratase large subunit yields MTTSTPKTMYEKLWQSHLVQDTKGETPLLYVDRHLIHEVTSPQAFANLRFHNRPVRHPERTIATMDHNISTRSIKIDAAGEGAANQLRALEKNCKEFGIELFGMGHKNQGIAHVMGPELGLTLPGTIIVCGDSHTATHGAFGALAFGIGTSEVEHVFATQTLRQNKAKTMKIEVKGNVGAGISAKDIILAIIGKTGSAGATGYVVEYCGDAIEALSMEERMTVCNMSIEFGAKAGLIAPDQTTFDYVEGKEYAPKGEVFEQAVVDWTNLKSDDGAEFDAVVTLDAKDIKAQVTWGTNPGQVISVDGAVPSPEDFNDPVEKESCINALKYMDLTAGTKMVDIQVNKVFIGSCTNSRIEDLRAAADIVQRYEGQKVVDSVDAIIVPGSYRVKELAEKEGLDKIFTDAGFEWRLPGCSMCLGMNDDVLEAGDRCASTSNRNFEGRQGRGSRTHLVSPEMAAAAAITGHFVDLNA; encoded by the coding sequence ATGACTACGTCTACCCCGAAAACTATGTATGAAAAATTATGGCAAAGCCACTTAGTTCAAGACACTAAAGGCGAGACACCATTACTTTATGTTGATCGTCATTTAATTCATGAAGTAACATCTCCGCAAGCCTTTGCAAATTTGCGTTTTCATAACCGCCCGGTACGTCATCCTGAACGTACTATTGCGACTATGGACCACAACATTTCAACACGTTCAATTAAAATTGATGCTGCTGGCGAAGGCGCTGCTAATCAATTACGTGCACTAGAAAAAAACTGTAAAGAATTTGGTATCGAACTTTTCGGTATGGGTCATAAAAACCAAGGTATTGCCCACGTTATGGGTCCTGAACTAGGATTAACTTTACCTGGTACTATTATTGTTTGTGGTGACTCTCATACCGCAACACATGGCGCTTTTGGCGCACTTGCTTTTGGTATTGGTACTTCTGAAGTAGAGCACGTTTTTGCTACTCAGACATTACGTCAAAATAAAGCAAAAACTATGAAAATAGAAGTAAAAGGCAATGTTGGTGCTGGTATCAGTGCAAAAGATATTATCTTAGCTATTATCGGTAAAACAGGTAGTGCTGGTGCAACAGGTTATGTTGTTGAATACTGTGGTGATGCTATTGAAGCGCTTAGCATGGAAGAGCGCATGACTGTATGTAACATGAGTATTGAATTTGGCGCTAAAGCGGGTTTAATTGCACCAGATCAAACGACATTTGATTACGTTGAAGGCAAAGAATACGCGCCTAAAGGTGAAGTATTTGAACAAGCTGTTGTTGATTGGACTAACTTAAAGTCTGATGACGGTGCTGAATTTGACGCAGTAGTAACATTAGATGCAAAAGATATTAAAGCACAAGTAACTTGGGGTACTAACCCTGGGCAAGTAATTAGTGTTGATGGTGCTGTGCCTTCACCTGAAGACTTTAATGATCCTGTTGAAAAAGAGTCTTGTATTAATGCACTAAAATACATGGATTTAACCGCTGGTACTAAGATGGTTGATATTCAAGTAAATAAAGTGTTTATTGGCTCTTGTACTAACTCACGTATTGAAGATTTACGCGCTGCTGCAGACATTGTTCAACGCTACGAAGGACAAAAAGTAGTGGATAGTGTGGATGCGATTATTGTTCCTGGATCTTACCGCGTAAAAGAACTTGCTGAAAAGGAAGGTTTAGACAAAATATTTACCGACGCAGGTTTTGAGTGGCGCTTACCGGGTTGTTCAATGTGCTTAGGCATGAATGATGATGTATTAGAAGCGGGTGATCGTTGTGCTTCAACAAGTAATCGTAACTTTGAAGGTCGTCAAGGTCGTGGTAGCAGAACTCACTTAGTGAGCCCTGAAATGGCAGCAGCTGCAGCCATCACTGGTCACTTTGTTGATTTAAATGCCTAA
- the leuD gene encoding 3-isopropylmalate dehydratase small subunit gives MEKFNTHTGLVAPLDVANVDTDQIIPKQFLQKTERVGFGVHLFHDSRYLDHAGTQENPEFVINKPEYKGASILLAGENFGCGSSREHAPWALQEFGFQVIISSSFADIFYGNCINIGILPIQLTEAEVEQLFKLSTESVLTITVDLPNNTVTCGDLVFKFSLSEFQQYSLENGVDSVGWTLNKLDAIKAFEDKMPAWQ, from the coding sequence ATGGAAAAATTTAACACACACACTGGCTTGGTTGCACCTTTAGATGTTGCCAACGTAGATACCGATCAAATTATACCAAAGCAATTTCTACAAAAAACCGAACGTGTAGGATTCGGCGTACATTTATTTCACGATAGTCGCTATCTTGATCATGCTGGTACACAAGAAAACCCTGAGTTTGTTATTAACAAACCAGAATATAAAGGCGCAAGCATTTTATTAGCTGGTGAGAATTTTGGTTGTGGTTCAAGTCGTGAACATGCGCCCTGGGCTCTACAAGAATTTGGTTTTCAAGTTATTATTTCATCAAGCTTTGCTGATATTTTTTATGGTAATTGTATTAACATCGGTATTTTACCAATACAATTAACAGAAGCAGAAGTAGAACAGCTATTTAAGCTATCTACAGAGTCAGTATTAACCATCACGGTAGATTTGCCTAATAACACGGTTACTTGCGGTGATTTAGTCTTTAAATTTAGCTTAAGCGAATTTCAACAATACAGTTTAGAAAATGGTGTTGATAGCGTTGGTTGGACGTTAAATAAATTAGATGCGATTAAAGCGTTTGAAGATAAAATGCCAGCTTGGCAGTAA
- a CDS encoding AAA family ATPase, which produces MYTNFFSLSELPFSIAPNPKYLFMSDRHREALTHLSHGLGGVGASDNGGFVLLTGEVGTGKTTVSRCLMDDLPKNTQLAFILNPTLSREELLATICDQLKVRYRKTGATLKTLTDKISEKLVKNHVANINTILIIDEAQHLEAQVLEQLRLLTNLETNTKKLLQVILIGQPELQQLLKRRDLRQLAQRITARYHLLPLNPQELASYIKHRLSVADCHRALFDKGAIATIHKLSQGIPRLINLLCHSALMEAYNSNNAIVNKKIVLKAASHALGDDFEQTPWWQNKNIQIASAASAFILVLVAGFWLGQSQNSALVSSEIPVLLQEDPSQSLNNKTLPTVIKDLEETVEESTKIVADKTEHPQEQEVEQIIVSGDAPGNMSEKTKPQQQVIEPPKPQAKIPVEQPILAEKPGLKPVLKPTTKPEVEVPNYQIEAVDGVSDDLLARFQAAIEETETNKGEEQSTSLAIKQGKSTDSEIKSLTKMPAWVQEGVPSLRFEQHIYASDGEGWVNVNGRDRYEGDSIANGVIIEKILPQQVILTYRGEKFSLPALTNW; this is translated from the coding sequence ATGTACACAAACTTCTTTTCGTTAAGTGAATTACCTTTTTCTATTGCACCTAATCCTAAATACTTATTTATGAGTGATAGGCATCGTGAGGCGCTTACGCATTTAAGCCATGGTTTGGGTGGCGTAGGGGCAAGTGATAATGGTGGCTTCGTACTACTAACGGGAGAGGTTGGTACTGGAAAAACAACAGTAAGTCGCTGTTTGATGGATGATTTACCTAAAAACACTCAATTAGCTTTTATTCTAAACCCAACATTATCGCGCGAAGAATTGTTAGCAACCATCTGTGATCAATTAAAAGTGCGTTATCGTAAAACGGGGGCGACGTTAAAAACGTTAACAGATAAAATTTCTGAAAAATTAGTAAAAAATCATGTGGCTAATATCAATACTATATTGATCATTGATGAAGCTCAGCACTTAGAGGCGCAAGTGTTAGAGCAGCTTCGTTTGTTAACCAACTTAGAAACGAATACTAAAAAGTTATTACAAGTGATATTAATTGGTCAGCCCGAATTACAACAATTATTAAAACGTCGTGACTTACGCCAATTAGCACAACGTATTACCGCTAGATATCACTTATTACCATTAAACCCTCAAGAGTTGGCATCTTATATCAAGCATAGGTTATCGGTAGCTGATTGCCACAGAGCGCTGTTTGATAAAGGTGCAATTGCAACAATTCACAAATTATCTCAAGGAATACCACGGCTTATTAACTTGCTTTGCCATAGTGCCTTAATGGAAGCTTATAATAGTAATAATGCTATTGTTAATAAAAAAATTGTTCTCAAAGCGGCCAGCCATGCGTTAGGTGATGATTTTGAACAAACTCCTTGGTGGCAAAATAAAAATATTCAAATAGCATCAGCGGCTAGTGCATTCATTTTAGTATTGGTTGCTGGTTTTTGGCTAGGGCAATCGCAAAACTCAGCTCTAGTCAGTAGTGAAATCCCTGTATTGCTTCAAGAAGACCCATCGCAATCATTGAATAATAAAACACTACCAACAGTTATAAAAGACCTAGAAGAAACTGTAGAAGAGTCAACAAAAATAGTTGCTGACAAAACAGAACATCCGCAAGAACAAGAAGTTGAACAAATTATTGTTAGCGGTGATGCCCCAGGAAACATGTCAGAAAAAACAAAGCCACAGCAGCAAGTTATTGAGCCACCTAAACCACAGGCTAAAATACCTGTTGAACAACCTATTCTCGCCGAAAAACCGGGGCTGAAACCAGTATTAAAACCCACAACGAAGCCAGAAGTTGAAGTACCTAACTATCAAATAGAAGCGGTTGATGGTGTGTCAGACGATTTATTAGCACGTTTTCAAGCGGCTATTGAAGAAACCGAAACTAATAAGGGCGAAGAGCAGTCAACTTCATTAGCAATTAAGCAGGGGAAGTCGACAGATAGTGAAATAAAGTCATTAACCAAGATGCCTGCATGGGTACAAGAAGGCGTACCGAGTTTGCGCTTTGAACAACATATTTATGCGTCTGATGGTGAAGGCTGGGTCAACGTTAATGGACGAGATCGCTATGAAGGTGACAGTATTGCTAATGGCGTTATTATTGAGAAAATATTACCTCAACAAGTCATTTTAACTTATCGTGGTGAGAAATTTAGTTTGCCCGCGCTGACTAATTGGTAA
- a CDS encoding multifunctional CCA addition/repair protein, which produces MTTHNNTIPNIPELDIYLVGGAVRDQLLNRPIKDHDYLVVGTTVEQMLSLGFHQVGKDFPVFLHPKTKEEFALARTERKQGQGYTGFACYAEPDVTIEQDLLRRDLTVNAMARNTYGEIIDPYNGQQDLNNRVLRHVSEAFIEDPLRVLRVARFAARYHEFGFTIADETMRLMQKISESGELNSLSAERVWQEMQRSLTEDNPEVFFNVLRECKALSVLWPDLDNLWGIPNPAEWHPEICSGIHTMMVLQQAVLLTKDSENKTAIRFAALCHDLGKGLTVSELWPSHKGHEKSGLPLVEDIAKKLRVPNYYKQLALKVCEHHLHCHKAFQLKPSTLLKIFDQLDVWRKPTEFDDFIIACKSDFLGRLNFEDRSYPQAKYLKEAMFSALQVNAKTFVEKGLKGLEIKEAMANARLAAIKIVKDKYKID; this is translated from the coding sequence TTGACAACGCATAACAACACTATTCCAAACATACCTGAGCTTGACATTTATCTTGTGGGTGGTGCGGTACGCGATCAATTGTTAAATAGACCCATTAAAGATCACGACTATTTAGTCGTTGGTACTACGGTAGAACAAATGTTATCACTTGGTTTTCATCAAGTGGGTAAAGACTTTCCGGTATTCCTACATCCAAAAACTAAAGAAGAATTTGCCCTTGCACGTACCGAACGTAAACAAGGACAAGGTTATACCGGCTTTGCTTGTTATGCTGAGCCTGATGTCACAATAGAACAAGATTTATTACGCCGAGATTTAACCGTTAATGCGATGGCAAGAAATACTTATGGTGAAATAATTGACCCTTATAACGGTCAACAAGATCTGAATAACCGAGTGTTACGCCATGTTAGCGAAGCTTTTATTGAAGATCCTTTAAGAGTACTCCGTGTCGCTCGTTTTGCTGCTCGTTATCATGAATTCGGTTTTACTATTGCAGATGAAACGATGCGTTTAATGCAAAAAATTAGTGAAAGTGGTGAACTTAATAGTTTATCTGCGGAACGCGTTTGGCAAGAAATGCAACGTAGTTTAACTGAAGATAATCCCGAAGTGTTTTTTAACGTATTACGTGAATGTAAAGCATTAAGTGTATTATGGCCTGACCTAGATAATTTATGGGGGATACCTAACCCAGCTGAATGGCACCCTGAAATTTGCAGTGGCATTCATACCATGATGGTATTACAACAAGCCGTTTTACTAACAAAAGATAGTGAAAATAAAACTGCCATTCGTTTTGCTGCTTTATGCCATGATTTAGGTAAAGGGTTAACAGTAAGTGAGCTTTGGCCAAGCCATAAAGGCCATGAAAAGTCGGGACTACCCTTGGTAGAAGATATCGCAAAAAAACTTAGAGTGCCTAACTATTACAAGCAATTAGCCTTAAAAGTATGTGAACATCATTTACATTGTCATAAAGCTTTTCAGTTGAAGCCTAGCACCTTATTAAAAATATTTGATCAACTTGACGTTTGGCGAAAGCCTACTGAGTTTGATGATTTTATTATTGCTTGTAAAAGTGACTTTTTAGGACGCCTTAACTTTGAAGATCGCTCCTACCCTCAAGCAAAATATCTAAAAGAAGCTATGTTCTCGGCGTTACAAGTCAACGCTAAAACCTTCGTTGAAAAAGGGCTAAAAGGTCTCGAAATAAAAGAAGCTATGGCAAACGCCCGGTTAGCTGCCATCAAAATAGTGAAAGATAAGTATAAAATAGATTAA
- a CDS encoding DUF3820 family protein, with product MNLSNEQIIATVNMKMPFGKYAGRKLLHLPEPYLVWFHSKGFPEGKIGEQLAFIYEIKLNGLESIFEPMIK from the coding sequence ATGAACTTAAGCAACGAACAAATTATTGCCACGGTTAATATGAAAATGCCTTTTGGAAAGTATGCCGGCAGAAAATTATTACATTTACCTGAACCCTACTTAGTGTGGTTTCATTCAAAAGGTTTTCCTGAAGGAAAGATTGGCGAGCAATTAGCTTTTATTTATGAGATAAAGTTGAACGGCTTAGAAAGTATTTTTGAACCTATGATTAAGTAA
- a CDS encoding substrate-binding periplasmic protein — translation MYINKNLINNLIIFLMIFSANIQAKELTILTEHLAPFQIVDKNKISGISTEIVEATLNNSPFDYNIEAYPWSLSYNRALYEEDTCIYSLGRIQERELLFNWVGRIISSTVSMYSLASSNINIPTLNDAKKYKTAVIRDDVTHHFLLSKGFIENKNLYVMDNYDSLLQLLETPSRNIDLVVLNDDLIFHRVKSTEAASKYKSVYSVQDLTLDFHLACSINTDENIVVELKAIMKKLEQEGVLPAIRKKWTPTMFNTI, via the coding sequence ATGTACATCAATAAAAATTTGATTAATAACCTGATTATATTCTTAATGATCTTTAGTGCCAATATTCAAGCAAAAGAATTAACGATTCTTACTGAACATTTAGCCCCTTTTCAAATAGTAGATAAAAACAAAATTTCCGGAATATCAACAGAGATAGTAGAAGCAACGTTAAATAATTCACCGTTTGATTACAATATTGAAGCTTATCCTTGGTCGCTTTCCTACAATAGAGCCCTGTATGAAGAGGATACCTGCATTTATTCATTAGGCCGTATTCAAGAGCGTGAGCTTTTATTTAACTGGGTAGGCCGAATAATTAGCAGTACAGTGTCTATGTACTCATTAGCTTCAAGCAACATCAATATTCCTACCTTAAATGATGCAAAGAAATATAAAACGGCTGTAATACGTGATGATGTAACGCACCATTTTCTTTTATCAAAAGGCTTTATTGAAAATAAAAACCTGTATGTGATGGATAATTATGATTCTTTATTACAATTACTTGAAACGCCTAGCCGTAATATTGATTTAGTTGTGCTTAATGATGATCTTATCTTCCATAGAGTAAAAAGCACTGAAGCAGCATCAAAATATAAAAGCGTTTATAGTGTACAAGATCTGACCTTAGATTTTCACTTAGCTTGCAGTATTAATACTGATGAAAATATCGTTGTAGAGCTAAAAGCAATAATGAAAAAATTGGAGCAAGAAGGAGTATTACCCGCCATTAGAAAAAAATGGACGCCAACCATGTTTAATACCATTTAA
- a CDS encoding DUF3083 family protein has protein sequence MSIMRKRNADHKSYIPNNARDNQYILAEFTITDELIQQFSKYPFQPGVQQENFYNFYQALAKILFDLSDLFEVENCQFIANDKIARVRFGQEMHQWQTNQQILFYYNPENHHLQKTFFDANKRAKKISLLFLTSGTKIRENSALFHTKISQLVRAYAKEISLDESEVRLRDHQHITYDLFAQSKPNNIDNSLTTRAHKLRPINHRYASQDVEVPKYHSAMTYAIVNIPISNRLLNMVDIDPTSTDPYNPLYTFLTDTFTQASMQFNLNNGALIANGLVPIVRYSIHDIVSRIGELQMLGYNPEQNPCGIVSKWDASELVDNVQLIFVATDKNKTDHGFARFLNQIEKTLKLMATGLKMEPNKDEVVIRFHQHIAYNF, from the coding sequence ATGTCTATTATGAGAAAACGAAATGCAGATCATAAAAGCTATATTCCTAATAATGCACGTGATAACCAATACATATTAGCCGAATTTACAATCACAGATGAACTTATTCAACAATTTTCAAAATATCCTTTTCAACCAGGTGTTCAACAAGAAAATTTTTATAATTTTTATCAAGCTTTAGCAAAGATATTATTCGATTTATCTGATTTATTTGAAGTAGAAAATTGCCAATTTATTGCAAATGATAAAATAGCACGTGTTAGGTTTGGTCAAGAAATGCATCAATGGCAGACAAATCAACAAATTCTATTTTACTATAATCCCGAAAATCATCACTTACAAAAAACCTTTTTTGATGCCAATAAACGCGCTAAGAAAATATCATTACTTTTTCTCACCTCTGGTACAAAGATCAGGGAGAATTCAGCACTTTTTCATACTAAAATTTCCCAGTTAGTACGTGCGTATGCCAAAGAGATATCATTAGATGAAAGTGAAGTTCGTTTACGAGATCATCAACATATTACTTATGATTTATTTGCGCAAAGTAAGCCCAATAATATAGATAATTCTTTAACAACACGGGCACATAAACTGCGTCCCATTAATCATCGATATGCAAGTCAGGATGTTGAAGTACCCAAATATCACTCAGCAATGACATATGCTATTGTAAATATTCCTATCTCAAATAGGTTACTCAATATGGTTGATATTGATCCAACATCAACTGATCCATATAATCCACTTTATACCTTTTTAACCGATACTTTTACGCAAGCTTCAATGCAATTTAATTTAAATAATGGTGCTTTAATTGCCAATGGCTTAGTGCCGATTGTACGCTACAGTATTCATGATATTGTCTCCCGTATTGGTGAGTTGCAAATGCTAGGTTACAATCCTGAGCAAAACCCTTGCGGAATAGTGAGTAAGTGGGATGCGAGTGAACTAGTTGACAATGTACAACTTATTTTTGTTGCCACTGATAAAAATAAAACTGACCATGGTTTTGCGCGTTTTTTAAATCAAATAGAGAAAACCTTAAAGCTTATGGCTACTGGATTAAAGATGGAGCCAAATAAGGATGAGGTTGTTATTAGGTTCCATCAGCATATCGCTTATAACTTTTAA
- a CDS encoding response regulator transcription factor → MTKELLLVEDDTIFANTVMRRLTKHGFNCLHVDSNSEALLACHRHAPEYILLDMKLAQETTLGIIAPLRKVRPHSRIILLTGFASIATAVDAIKLGADDYLSKPLDTQTLLAALNESKVSTISTDTELEGETLSAEQAQWQYIQQVLKANNGNISATARQLSMHRRTLQRKLQKKPQGDTVKS, encoded by the coding sequence ATGACTAAAGAATTACTACTGGTAGAAGATGACACCATATTTGCTAATACAGTTATGCGTCGGTTAACTAAACATGGTTTTAATTGCTTACATGTAGACAGCAACTCAGAAGCCTTATTAGCGTGCCATCGACATGCGCCCGAATATATATTACTTGATATGAAATTAGCGCAGGAAACTACCTTGGGAATTATTGCACCGCTAAGAAAGGTGAGACCCCACAGTCGTATAATTTTACTGACCGGATTTGCCAGTATTGCTACCGCTGTTGATGCAATCAAGTTAGGAGCTGATGATTACTTATCTAAACCGCTAGACACACAAACATTATTAGCGGCTCTTAATGAAAGTAAAGTATCAACTATTTCAACAGATACCGAACTAGAAGGGGAAACACTTTCTGCTGAACAGGCACAGTGGCAATATATTCAGCAAGTATTAAAAGCAAATAACGGTAATATTTCTGCAACCGCTCGCCAACTATCTATGCATAGACGCACCTTGCAGCGAAAGCTTCAAAAAAAGCCTCAGGGTGATACTGTAAAAAGTTAG
- a CDS encoding sensor histidine kinase translates to MFPLFKITNFSVTFKSGNPIQMVLALRSVAIVIQLLLILFVNLVLNYQLPWAPLFGVIALELIYTFISFVFYQKKLQVSQLALLIQVCSDILFMSLLLFFSGGATNAFVSLLLIPIAIAAVTLPPTLLALVAFLAIGSYSILLWFLPMSVMHGNMEGHFIAMGINFLFSTLVVALVVGKMARSINQRELAIAAYRENLLKQEQVTSLGVASAQVTHQLATPIATIQLLADELEEDFADNSIITDMQSQLKRCSDSLDAFRSMVLSIKEQTRTVSTVDNLLDEILENLRVNYPDIDVELIKEHQGDVTIMADATLLPAILNLINNAIQATKANAIHEITLTSKVHKGSWQFIIRDYGPGFTLEKLKELGVKPVSSEQGLGMAVFLSHATLERLGGKLLLTNHHQGGALVILTLPVQ, encoded by the coding sequence ATGTTTCCACTTTTTAAAATTACTAATTTTTCAGTAACGTTTAAGTCCGGCAACCCAATTCAAATGGTACTTGCTTTACGTAGCGTCGCCATTGTTATTCAATTATTGTTAATACTTTTCGTTAATTTAGTTTTAAATTATCAACTGCCATGGGCCCCTTTATTTGGCGTAATTGCATTAGAGCTAATTTATACCTTTATTAGTTTTGTATTTTATCAAAAAAAATTGCAAGTCAGTCAACTGGCTTTATTAATACAAGTTTGCTCAGACATCTTATTTATGTCGCTGTTATTATTTTTTAGTGGTGGCGCAACCAATGCTTTTGTTTCACTCTTGCTAATACCGATCGCTATTGCTGCTGTGACATTACCACCAACCTTACTCGCATTAGTTGCCTTTTTAGCGATTGGCTCTTATAGCATTTTATTATGGTTTTTACCGATGAGTGTTATGCATGGCAATATGGAAGGGCACTTTATTGCTATGGGAATAAATTTTTTATTTTCTACTTTAGTGGTTGCACTTGTTGTTGGAAAAATGGCGCGCAGCATTAACCAACGAGAACTTGCTATTGCCGCTTATCGAGAGAACTTATTAAAGCAAGAGCAAGTGACTTCTCTTGGTGTTGCTTCAGCACAAGTGACTCATCAACTGGCAACGCCTATTGCAACCATACAATTATTGGCAGATGAGCTTGAGGAAGACTTTGCTGATAATAGTATTATTACCGATATGCAAAGTCAGTTAAAACGTTGTAGTGATAGTTTAGATGCATTTCGTTCGATGGTACTTTCTATTAAAGAGCAAACTCGTACAGTGAGTACCGTGGATAACTTACTTGATGAAATATTAGAAAATTTACGCGTGAATTACCCTGATATTGATGTTGAGCTAATAAAAGAGCATCAAGGTGATGTTACTATTATGGCCGATGCGACATTATTACCAGCAATACTTAATTTAATTAATAATGCTATACAAGCAACAAAAGCGAATGCTATTCATGAAATAACGTTAACGAGTAAAGTGCATAAGGGAAGTTGGCAATTTATTATCAGAGATTATGGTCCTGGGTTTACATTAGAAAAATTAAAAGAATTAGGCGTGAAGCCGGTAAGTAGTGAGCAAGGTTTAGGTATGGCTGTTTTTTTAAGTCATGCAACGCTTGAGCGCCTGGGTGGAAAATTGCTGTTAACTAACCACCATCAAGGCGGCGCTTTAGTTATCTTGACTTTACCTGTGCAATAA
- the msrA gene encoding peptide-methionine (S)-S-oxide reductase MsrA: MTKTTTTDVNNTQSDNTAQLATLAGGCFWCIEGAFTQVKGIFSATSGYMGGQTVSPTYEEICTGETGHAEVVQLSFDSALITYQEILEIFFTLHDPTQLNRQGNDIGTQYRSAIFYHDDSQKQIAEKIIQEMTDEKTFDQEIVTQVCAIEVFYSGEEYHQDYVNNNPENQYCQAIVSPKLAKFRQTFVNKLK, from the coding sequence ATGACAAAAACGACAACGACTGATGTTAACAACACTCAAAGTGATAACACTGCACAACTTGCTACCTTAGCTGGAGGGTGCTTTTGGTGTATTGAAGGGGCTTTCACGCAAGTTAAAGGCATATTTTCAGCAACATCTGGATATATGGGCGGACAAACAGTTTCACCAACTTATGAAGAAATATGTACGGGTGAAACTGGACATGCTGAAGTAGTACAACTTAGCTTTGATTCTGCTTTAATTACTTACCAAGAAATACTGGAAATATTTTTTACCTTGCATGATCCTACGCAATTAAATCGACAAGGTAACGATATAGGAACTCAATATCGTTCAGCTATTTTTTATCATGATGACTCTCAGAAACAAATAGCTGAAAAAATCATTCAAGAGATGACTGACGAAAAAACCTTTGATCAAGAGATTGTTACGCAAGTGTGTGCCATTGAAGTCTTTTATTCTGGTGAAGAGTATCATCAAGATTATGTTAATAATAATCCTGAAAATCAATACTGCCAAGCAATTGTATCACCTAAATTAGCCAAATTTAGACAAACATTTGTTAATAAACTGAAATAG